The genomic region ACAGGTCTCATTCTCGAAATCTTCGGCCGCCGCGCTTCCACCAAGGAAGGCACGCTGCAGGTCGATCTCGCTCACCTCAACTACCAGAAGGGCCGCCTGGTCCGCAGCTGGACCCACCTTGAACGCCAGCGCGGTGGCGCGGGCTTCATGGGCGGCCCCGGCGAAACCCAGATCGAAGCCGACCGTCGGCAACTACAGGACCGGATCATCAAGCTCGAGAAAGAACTCGAGCAGGTGGTGCGGACGCGCCAGCTGCATCGCGCCAAGCGCCGCAAGGTGCCGCATCCGATCGTAGCACTGGTCGGCTACACCAATGCCGGCAAGTCGACGCTGTTCAACCGCATCACTGGCGCCGGCGTGCTGGCCGAGGACATGCTGTTTGCGACGCTTGACCCGACGCTGCGCCGCATGAAGCTGCCGCAGGGCCGCACCGTCATCATGTCCGACACCGTCGGCTTCATCTCCGACCTGCCTACCCATCTCGTGGCAGCCTTCCGCGCCACGCTGGAAGAGGTCCTCGAGGCCGACCTGATCCTCCACGTCCGCGACATGGCGGATGAGGACAATGCTGCCCAGAGCGTCGACGTCATGCGCATCCTGGCCGACCTCGGTATCGACGAGGCCGAGGGCGAAAAGCGTATCATCGAGGTCTGGAACAAGATCGACCGGCTCGAGCCCGAAGCCCATGACGCGATAATGCAGAAGGCCTCGACGGCGAAAAACGTCATCGCCGTGTCGGCAATCACCGGCGAGGGCGTCGACACGCTGATGGACGACATCAGCGGCCGGCTCTCGGGCGTGCTGGTCGAGGCAACGATCACGCTGCCGCTCGACAAGCTGGCCCTTTTGCCCTGGCTCTACAGTCACGGCATCGTCGACGGCCGCGAAGATCATGAGGACGGGACCGTGTCGCTCGACGTCCGCCTTTCGGAAGCCGAAACCGCAGAACTAGAACGGCGCATGGGTAACGGCCAGAAGGCGCAAAACGCCGACTGGTGAACTATTCGGGACGGCAGCTCAGGTCAGCTGCCGCTCGATTGCCTTCGCCGCTTCCCAGAGTTCTTCCATTCTCTCCAGGGTCGCTGCCTCCAGCGTTTCGCCTTCTGCCTGAAGCGTGCGCTCGATATGGCCGAAGCGGCGGCGGAATTTGGCGTTGGTGCCGCGCAGCGCCTGCTCCGGATCGGCATCGACATGCCGACCGACATTGACGACGGCAAAGATGAGAT from Rhizobium tumorigenes harbors:
- the hflX gene encoding GTPase HflX; the encoded protein is MSDITTRDTKNDSIIPEAEKHRDDMRAVVIVPVLKQARGRASKPDGTVTTTRTPESRLEEGRGLAHAIDLEVMYGAIVPVNEPRPGTLLGSGKIEEIGALLDEFNAGLVIVDHPLTPVQQRNLEKEWGAKVIDRTGLILEIFGRRASTKEGTLQVDLAHLNYQKGRLVRSWTHLERQRGGAGFMGGPGETQIEADRRQLQDRIIKLEKELEQVVRTRQLHRAKRRKVPHPIVALVGYTNAGKSTLFNRITGAGVLAEDMLFATLDPTLRRMKLPQGRTVIMSDTVGFISDLPTHLVAAFRATLEEVLEADLILHVRDMADEDNAAQSVDVMRILADLGIDEAEGEKRIIEVWNKIDRLEPEAHDAIMQKASTAKNVIAVSAITGEGVDTLMDDISGRLSGVLVEATITLPLDKLALLPWLYSHGIVDGREDHEDGTVSLDVRLSEAETAELERRMGNGQKAQNADW